One region of Drosophila subobscura isolate 14011-0131.10 chromosome J, UCBerk_Dsub_1.0, whole genome shotgun sequence genomic DNA includes:
- the LOC117895472 gene encoding uncharacterized protein LOC117895472 isoform X1 has translation MDMSYPMSFEKEVIEYETLWEFLKKIKMESVFEDLKAAEVTYDRLKFMIPEDVRDTIRKVGPRAEFRERILRMKRTEFGSIKGYTDFRVQHKNLDQLINRSPEGLTVLQSFKTKLSLSQEERDVMVKLLIGEAETNRNAIKMQTLSTLLDEIVTVFPTEESRKIFKALETHPLFFWPGWSSKAFA, from the exons ATGGATATGTCTTACCCAATGTCGTTTGAGAAGGAGGTAATAGAGTACGAGACTCTTTGGGAGTTCttgaagaaaattaaaatggaatcCGTGTTTGAGGACTTGAAAG CTGCTGAAGTAACATACGACCGCTTGAAGTTTATGATCCCTGAGGATGTCAGAGACACCATTCGTAAAGTAGGCCCTCGTGCCGAATTCCGTGAAAGAATTTTGAGGATGAAACGGACAGAG TTTGGAAGCATTAAGGGATACACGGACTTTAGAGTACAACACAAA AATTTGGACCAACTTATTAATCGCTCCCCTGAGGGACTGACTGTGCTTCAGTCTTTCAAAACTAAACTTTCGTTAAGTCAAGAAGAGAGAGATGTGATGGTGAAACTTCTCATAGGAGAAGCTGAGACCAATCGCAATGccatcaaaatgcaaacattaaGCACTTTACTTGACGAAATAGTAACTGTATTTCCAACTGAAGAATCCAGGAAG atttttaaaGCTTTGGAAACGCATCCTCTATTTTTTTGGCCCGGATGGAGCTCCAAAGCATTTGCATAA
- the LOC117895472 gene encoding uncharacterized protein LOC117895472 isoform X2 gives MDMSYPMSFEKEVIEYETLWEFLKKIKMESVFEDLKAAEVTYDRLKFMIPEDVRDTIRKVGPRAEFRERILRMKRTEFGSIKGYTDFRVQHKNLDQLINRSPEGLTVLQSFKTKLSLSQEERDVMVKLLIGEAETNRNAIKMQTLSTLLDEIVTVFPTEESRKFFWPGWSSKAFA, from the exons ATGGATATGTCTTACCCAATGTCGTTTGAGAAGGAGGTAATAGAGTACGAGACTCTTTGGGAGTTCttgaagaaaattaaaatggaatcCGTGTTTGAGGACTTGAAAG CTGCTGAAGTAACATACGACCGCTTGAAGTTTATGATCCCTGAGGATGTCAGAGACACCATTCGTAAAGTAGGCCCTCGTGCCGAATTCCGTGAAAGAATTTTGAGGATGAAACGGACAGAG TTTGGAAGCATTAAGGGATACACGGACTTTAGAGTACAACACAAA AATTTGGACCAACTTATTAATCGCTCCCCTGAGGGACTGACTGTGCTTCAGTCTTTCAAAACTAAACTTTCGTTAAGTCAAGAAGAGAGAGATGTGATGGTGAAACTTCTCATAGGAGAAGCTGAGACCAATCGCAATGccatcaaaatgcaaacattaaGCACTTTACTTGACGAAATAGTAACTGTATTTCCAACTGAAGAATCCAGGAAG TTTTTTTGGCCCGGATGGAGCTCCAAAGCATTTGCATAA
- the LOC117894796 gene encoding LIM/homeobox protein Awh isoform X1, translating to MKTELRSCAACGEPISDRFFLEVGGCSWHAHCLRCCMCMCPLDRQQSCFIRERQVYCKADYSKNFGAKCSKCCRGISASDWVRRARDLVFHLACFACDQCGRQLSTGEQFALMDDRVLCKAHYLETVEGGTTSSDEGCDGDGYHKSKTKRVRTTFTEEQLQVLQANFQIDSNPDGQDLERIASVTGLSKRVTQVWFQNSRARQKKHIHAGKNKMREPEGSSFARHINLQLTYSFQNNAQNPMHMNGSKAGLYPTHESSMDEMSQDSSVHCMPSEV from the exons aCTGAGCTGCGTTCCTGCGCAGCGTGTGGCGAACCAATCTCGGATCGATTCTTTCTCGAGGTTGGCGGCTGCTCGTGGCACGCCCATTGCCTCAGATgctgcatgtgcatgtgcccCTTGGACCGTCAGCAATCGTGCTTCATCCGGGAAAGGCAGGTCTACTGCAAGGCCGACTACAGCAA AAATTTTGGCGCCAAATGCTCGAAATGCTGTCGCGGCATCTCCGCCTCGGACTGGGTGAGACGTGCCAGGGATTTGGTCTTTCATTTGGCCTGCTTTGCCTGCGATCAATGCGGACGCCAATTGTCCACCGGGGAACAGTTTGCCCTCATGGATGACCGTGTGCTCTGCAAGGCTCATTATCTGGAAACGGTCGAGGGTGGCACCACCTCAAGTGACG AGGGCTGTGATGGTGATGGTTATCACaagagcaaaacgaaacgtGTGCGCACCACCTTCACCGAGGAGCAATTGCAAGTGCTGCAGGCCAACTTTCAGATTGACAGTAATCCGGATGGCCAGGATTTGGAGCGCATTGCATCGGTGACCGGTCTGAGCAAGCGTGTGACGCAAGTGTGGTTCCAGAATTCGCGTGCGCGTCAGAAAAAACACATACATGCTGGTAAGAATAAAA TGCGCGAACCGGAAGGAAGCTCATTTGCGCGTCATATTAACCTGCAGTTAACGTATTCATTTCAGAATAACGCACAGAACCCAATGCATATGAACGGCTCTAAGGCGGGTCTATACCCGACACATG AATCCTCCATGGATGAGATGTCACAGGACTCGAGTGTGCATTGTATGCCCAGTGAGGTGTGA
- the LOC117894796 gene encoding LIM/homeobox protein Awh isoform X2: protein MKTELRSCAACGEPISDRFFLEVGGCSWHAHCLRCCMCMCPLDRQQSCFIRERQVYCKADYSKNFGAKCSKCCRGISASDWVRRARDLVFHLACFACDQCGRQLSTGEQFALMDDRVLCKAHYLETVEGGTTSSDEGCDGDGYHKSKTKRVRTTFTEEQLQVLQANFQIDSNPDGQDLERIASVTGLSKRVTQVWFQNSRARQKKHIHAVREPEGSSFARHINLQLTYSFQNNAQNPMHMNGSKAGLYPTHESSMDEMSQDSSVHCMPSEV, encoded by the exons aCTGAGCTGCGTTCCTGCGCAGCGTGTGGCGAACCAATCTCGGATCGATTCTTTCTCGAGGTTGGCGGCTGCTCGTGGCACGCCCATTGCCTCAGATgctgcatgtgcatgtgcccCTTGGACCGTCAGCAATCGTGCTTCATCCGGGAAAGGCAGGTCTACTGCAAGGCCGACTACAGCAA AAATTTTGGCGCCAAATGCTCGAAATGCTGTCGCGGCATCTCCGCCTCGGACTGGGTGAGACGTGCCAGGGATTTGGTCTTTCATTTGGCCTGCTTTGCCTGCGATCAATGCGGACGCCAATTGTCCACCGGGGAACAGTTTGCCCTCATGGATGACCGTGTGCTCTGCAAGGCTCATTATCTGGAAACGGTCGAGGGTGGCACCACCTCAAGTGACG AGGGCTGTGATGGTGATGGTTATCACaagagcaaaacgaaacgtGTGCGCACCACCTTCACCGAGGAGCAATTGCAAGTGCTGCAGGCCAACTTTCAGATTGACAGTAATCCGGATGGCCAGGATTTGGAGCGCATTGCATCGGTGACCGGTCTGAGCAAGCGTGTGACGCAAGTGTGGTTCCAGAATTCGCGTGCGCGTCAGAAAAAACACATACATGCTG TGCGCGAACCGGAAGGAAGCTCATTTGCGCGTCATATTAACCTGCAGTTAACGTATTCATTTCAGAATAACGCACAGAACCCAATGCATATGAACGGCTCTAAGGCGGGTCTATACCCGACACATG AATCCTCCATGGATGAGATGTCACAGGACTCGAGTGTGCATTGTATGCCCAGTGAGGTGTGA
- the LOC117894796 gene encoding LIM/homeobox protein Awh isoform X3, translating to MKTELRSCAACGEPISDRFFLEVGGCSWHAHCLRCCMCMCPLDRQQSCFIRERQVYCKADYSKNFGAKCSKCCRGISASDWVRRARDLVFHLACFACDQCGRQLSTGEQFALMDDRVLCKAHYLETVEGGTTSSDEGCDGDGYHKSKTKRVRTTFTEEQLQVLQANFQIDSNPDGQDLERIASVTGLSKRVTQVWFQNSRARQKKHIHAE from the exons aCTGAGCTGCGTTCCTGCGCAGCGTGTGGCGAACCAATCTCGGATCGATTCTTTCTCGAGGTTGGCGGCTGCTCGTGGCACGCCCATTGCCTCAGATgctgcatgtgcatgtgcccCTTGGACCGTCAGCAATCGTGCTTCATCCGGGAAAGGCAGGTCTACTGCAAGGCCGACTACAGCAA AAATTTTGGCGCCAAATGCTCGAAATGCTGTCGCGGCATCTCCGCCTCGGACTGGGTGAGACGTGCCAGGGATTTGGTCTTTCATTTGGCCTGCTTTGCCTGCGATCAATGCGGACGCCAATTGTCCACCGGGGAACAGTTTGCCCTCATGGATGACCGTGTGCTCTGCAAGGCTCATTATCTGGAAACGGTCGAGGGTGGCACCACCTCAAGTGACG AGGGCTGTGATGGTGATGGTTATCACaagagcaaaacgaaacgtGTGCGCACCACCTTCACCGAGGAGCAATTGCAAGTGCTGCAGGCCAACTTTCAGATTGACAGTAATCCGGATGGCCAGGATTTGGAGCGCATTGCATCGGTGACCGGTCTGAGCAAGCGTGTGACGCAAGTGTGGTTCCAGAATTCGCGTGCGCGTCAGAAAAAACACATACATGCTG AATAA